A genomic region of Desulfosarcina ovata subsp. ovata contains the following coding sequences:
- a CDS encoding ABC transporter ATP-binding protein: MLALESITKSYPTGFRRRNVVLADVSLLLTQGRIIGLVGPSGCGKSTLGHIILGLEQPDRGRVLFHGRDIRHMNRSSKMEFRKNVQMVPQHPDAAFNPRLSIGASLREVFRFHAVCPRHEQADYLEATLQHVCVPPELLKRHPMQLSGGEIQRLAIARAILTKPALVVLDEATSMVDVSVQAAVIHTLRDLHREHDTAYLFITHDMALANAFCDEILCMERRGGLPNGVVAKRYSVVQSLAEEPSAV, translated from the coding sequence ATGCTCGCGCTTGAGTCGATCACCAAATCCTACCCCACCGGTTTCCGTCGTAGAAACGTGGTGCTGGCCGATGTTTCCCTGCTCTTGACACAAGGGCGGATTATCGGACTGGTCGGGCCGTCCGGATGCGGCAAGTCCACTCTGGGCCATATCATCCTAGGGCTTGAACAACCGGATCGAGGCAGGGTCCTGTTTCACGGCCGGGATATCCGGCACATGAACCGCTCGTCAAAAATGGAATTCCGCAAAAACGTGCAGATGGTTCCCCAGCATCCGGATGCCGCCTTCAACCCGCGCCTTTCCATCGGCGCCAGTCTGCGGGAGGTGTTCCGGTTTCATGCCGTTTGCCCGCGCCATGAACAAGCGGACTACCTTGAGGCCACGCTGCAGCATGTGTGCGTACCGCCCGAACTTCTCAAACGTCACCCGATGCAGCTTTCCGGCGGAGAGATCCAGCGCTTGGCCATCGCCCGCGCCATCCTCACCAAACCCGCCCTTGTGGTGCTGGACGAAGCGACCTCGATGGTGGATGTCTCGGTACAGGCCGCCGTTATCCATACCTTGCGGGACCTGCACAGGGAGCACGATACGGCCTATCTTTTTATCACCCACGACATGGCCCTGGCGAATGCGTTTTGCGATGAGATTCTGTGCATGGAGCGTCGTGGGGGCTTGCCGAACGGGGTTGTCGCCAAGCGGTACAGCGTTGTTCAATCCCTGGCAGAAGAACCGTCGGCCGTGTAA
- a CDS encoding ABC transporter ATP-binding protein, with translation MLSIENLNVRFALRDADVMTAVESACLHIAAGRTVAVIGESGSGKSIMGLAVCGLLPNAAMVSGRIVFHDVSLLDLHADRMRDLRGRRIAFVPQSAGLSLNPTMTCGGQVAEIYAYRQGRNRHESARLTRDLLGRLSLSPSVVDTYPHLLSGGMRQRVLVAMGLAVTPDLLIADEPTKGIDAYRRQEVIDLFTRMRERSPDMAVLVITHDIRLAEKISDEVAVMYAGQVVEHTHAGRFFDQPLHPYSRALLQAMPERGLLPIPGVAPRPGVRPQGCVFHPRCPLSTARCGRLDPPINGCDDSLVRCWLYARA, from the coding sequence GTGCTATCGATTGAGAATCTCAACGTGCGGTTCGCGCTCCGAGATGCCGATGTGATGACCGCGGTGGAAAGCGCCTGTCTGCATATTGCGGCCGGCCGAACCGTTGCCGTTATCGGCGAAAGCGGCTCAGGGAAATCCATCATGGGCCTGGCCGTCTGCGGTCTCCTGCCCAACGCGGCCATGGTCTCGGGCCGGATTGTGTTTCACGACGTAAGCCTCCTGGATCTGCACGCCGATCGGATGCGCGATCTGCGGGGCCGGCGCATCGCCTTCGTGCCGCAGAGTGCCGGGCTCTCCTTGAACCCCACCATGACCTGCGGCGGTCAGGTCGCGGAAATCTACGCCTATCGCCAGGGGCGGAACCGGCACGAATCGGCTCGCTTAACCCGTGATTTACTGGGTCGGCTCAGTCTATCGCCATCGGTGGTGGATACGTATCCGCACCTGCTTTCCGGAGGGATGCGCCAGCGAGTCCTGGTTGCCATGGGCCTTGCCGTCACCCCCGATCTGTTGATCGCCGACGAGCCCACCAAGGGCATCGACGCCTACCGCCGACAGGAGGTGATCGACCTGTTCACCCGGATGCGGGAACGCAGCCCGGACATGGCCGTTCTGGTGATTACCCACGACATCCGCCTCGCCGAAAAAATCAGCGACGAAGTGGCGGTGATGTATGCGGGCCAGGTAGTGGAGCATACCCATGCCGGCCGGTTTTTCGACCAGCCGCTGCATCCTTACAGCCGCGCCTTGCTGCAAGCCATGCCGGAACGGGGTCTGCTTCCGATTCCCGGTGTAGCCCCCAGGCCCGGCGTCAGGCCCCAGGGCTGCGTGTTCCATCCCCGCTGCCCGCTCTCGACGGCCCGTTGTGGCCGATTGGATCCCCCGATCAACGGTTGCGATGACAGCCTGGTGAGGTGTTGGCTATATGCTCGCGCTTGA
- a CDS encoding ABC transporter permease, whose amino-acid sequence MKVLTMRNRPLIACAIFFSALILWGLGRDPVTMTLPLSLSPPSPDLPFGSDHLGRDILARVAHGFFWDISLSLSVAFASALIGVLLGLVCAYAGGWVDHLLTLVMDVVLSLPHIVLAMVLMLYLSYNPTGLIIALVLPGWVKYSRIIRAQVMALKNVDFILCEKVLGAGFTWICLRHLLPNVILPVVGLAALHMGHTLLSIASLGFLGLGLQPPAPEWGAMIMEAQPYIMRAPWTAVFPGLFIFAYILVFTLVGRALEKGLQNDGEGLRAID is encoded by the coding sequence ATGAAAGTGCTCACCATGAGAAATCGGCCTTTGATCGCTTGCGCAATCTTTTTCAGCGCCTTGATCCTTTGGGGCTTGGGCCGCGATCCCGTCACCATGACCTTGCCGTTGAGCTTGTCCCCGCCCAGCCCGGACCTCCCTTTCGGATCGGATCATCTGGGACGGGACATCCTGGCACGTGTGGCCCACGGCTTTTTCTGGGACATCAGTTTGAGCCTGTCGGTGGCGTTCGCATCGGCCCTGATCGGCGTCTTGTTAGGCCTTGTCTGCGCTTATGCCGGCGGCTGGGTCGATCATCTCCTGACCCTGGTCATGGATGTGGTTCTATCCCTTCCGCACATCGTCCTGGCCATGGTGCTGATGCTGTATCTCTCCTACAACCCGACAGGCCTTATCATCGCCCTAGTACTGCCGGGCTGGGTAAAATACAGCCGCATCATCCGCGCCCAGGTCATGGCACTGAAAAACGTGGACTTCATCCTTTGTGAAAAGGTCCTTGGCGCGGGATTCACCTGGATTTGCCTGCGCCACCTGCTTCCCAACGTGATCCTGCCGGTGGTGGGACTGGCGGCCTTGCACATGGGGCATACCCTGCTGTCCATCGCGAGCCTTGGTTTTCTTGGGCTCGGTCTCCAGCCGCCCGCGCCGGAATGGGGCGCCATGATCATGGAAGCCCAACCCTATATCATGCGTGCGCCCTGGACGGCGGTTTTTCCCGGGCTGTTCATCTTTGCCTACATCCTGGTGTTCACCCTGGTCGGTCGGGCCCTGGAAAAGGGGCTGCAGAATGACGGGGAGGGCTTGCGTGCTATCGATTGA
- a CDS encoding class I SAM-dependent methyltransferase, whose translation MIYETDLKGVIATRWSIRARTYDLSPGHGIHSEREKQAWVNILSAALDHKTNLTVLDVGTGTGALALLLAEMNHNVVGIDLSEKMLARAHNKARTASLNADFKIGDAESPPFEKESFDAIVCRHLLWTLPNPERAVDAWRDVLKPGGRIVIIDGNFGKSKRTLLQEAWRYMAMPLILLTEFRDPRWKRDLDTHLPMRQRERPAADIEILEKAGFKADVNQVKLPRKYSLLKYMKYGYSKHSQYQFVVNGVKTA comes from the coding sequence ATGATTTACGAAACCGATCTGAAAGGAGTCATCGCCACGCGTTGGAGTATCCGGGCACGAACCTATGACCTGTCGCCGGGGCATGGAATCCATTCCGAACGCGAAAAACAAGCGTGGGTGAACATATTGTCCGCCGCCCTTGACCACAAGACGAACCTGACGGTGCTGGACGTGGGAACCGGTACCGGCGCCCTGGCGCTTCTGCTGGCGGAAATGAACCATAATGTGGTCGGTATCGATCTTTCAGAGAAGATGTTGGCGCGGGCGCATAATAAAGCGCGAACGGCTTCTCTGAATGCGGATTTCAAGATCGGGGATGCCGAATCGCCGCCCTTTGAAAAGGAATCGTTCGATGCGATCGTCTGTCGGCATCTGCTCTGGACCCTCCCCAACCCGGAGCGAGCGGTGGATGCATGGCGAGATGTCCTGAAGCCGGGAGGGCGGATCGTCATCATCGACGGTAATTTCGGGAAATCCAAGCGAACGCTCCTGCAGGAGGCGTGGCGCTACATGGCGATGCCTCTGATCCTTCTGACTGAGTTCAGGGATCCGCGGTGGAAACGGGATCTGGACACGCACCTGCCCATGCGGCAACGGGAACGCCCGGCCGCCGATATCGAAATTCTCGAAAAAGCGGGGTTCAAGGCCGACGTCAACCAGGTCAAATTGCCACGGAAGTATTCTTTGTTGAAATACATGAAATACGGCTATTCCAAGCACAGCCAATACCAGTTCGTGGTGAACGGTGTCAAAACAGCTTAA